From Drosophila suzukii chromosome 2R, CBGP_Dsuzu_IsoJpt1.0, whole genome shotgun sequence, a single genomic window includes:
- the LOC108009253 gene encoding ubiquitin-conjugating enzyme E2 W isoform X1, which yields MLKLFKKPKDKIPKSEIITEPKEPKTPPVSKCGKPLQLDNSRWERRLHKELMSLIKEPPPGVTVDTESVQQNLSEWKINIKGFEGTLYEGEDFQLLFKFNNKYPFDSPEVTFIGSNIPVHPHVYSNGHICLSILTEDWSPALSVQSVCLSIASMLSSCREKKRPPDNTLYVKTCNKNPKKTKWWYHDDSV from the exons ATGCTGAAGTTATTCAAAAAACCCAAAGACAAAATACCCAAATCGGAGATCATAACCGAACCCAAGGAACCCAAAACACCGCCGGTCTCGAAGTGCGGCAAACCACTGCAGTTGGACAATTCGCGATGGGAG CGCCGCCTGCACAAAGAGCTGATGTCCCTGATCAAGGAGCCACCGCCAGGCGTTACCGTTGACACCGAAAGCGTACAGCAAAATTTATCCGA ATGGAAAATAAACATTAAAGGTTTCGAGGGCACACTTTACGAGGGCGAGGACTTCCAGCTGctgtttaaatttaataataaatatccCTTCGATTCGCCAGAG GTGACCTTCATCGGCAGCAATATACCCGTGCATCCACATGTCTACAGCAATGGACACATCTGCCTATCCATTCTGACCGAGGACTGGTCGCCGGCGCTGTCCGTGCAATCCGTGTGCCTTAGCATAGCCTCCATGTTGAGCAGCTGCCGAGAGAAGAAGCGTCCGCCGGATAATACGCTCTACGTGAAGACCTGCAATAAGAATCCCAAAAAGACTAAATGGTGGTACCACG ACGATTCTGTTTAG
- the LOC108009253 gene encoding ubiquitin-conjugating enzyme E2 W isoform X2 — protein sequence MSSMSPSERRLHKELMSLIKEPPPGVTVDTESVQQNLSEWKINIKGFEGTLYEGEDFQLLFKFNNKYPFDSPEVTFIGSNIPVHPHVYSNGHICLSILTEDWSPALSVQSVCLSIASMLSSCREKKRPPDNTLYVKTCNKNPKKTKWWYHDDSV from the exons ATGTCGTCGATGTCGCCCAGCGAG CGCCGCCTGCACAAAGAGCTGATGTCCCTGATCAAGGAGCCACCGCCAGGCGTTACCGTTGACACCGAAAGCGTACAGCAAAATTTATCCGA ATGGAAAATAAACATTAAAGGTTTCGAGGGCACACTTTACGAGGGCGAGGACTTCCAGCTGctgtttaaatttaataataaatatccCTTCGATTCGCCAGAG GTGACCTTCATCGGCAGCAATATACCCGTGCATCCACATGTCTACAGCAATGGACACATCTGCCTATCCATTCTGACCGAGGACTGGTCGCCGGCGCTGTCCGTGCAATCCGTGTGCCTTAGCATAGCCTCCATGTTGAGCAGCTGCCGAGAGAAGAAGCGTCCGCCGGATAATACGCTCTACGTGAAGACCTGCAATAAGAATCCCAAAAAGACTAAATGGTGGTACCACG ACGATTCTGTTTAG
- the Daao1 gene encoding D-aspartate oxidase, with the protein MHFGVLGSGIIGLTTALELQKEFPTARISVIADSFNEDTVSYVAAGIFRPGTSFMGPTQEITQQWMTDAFNYWDELRRSKEAPLAGVCQLSGYIYSRTSPNIVRNHFIEKLLPVYRRATEEELKLCHGGWKYGSFFTTCLTESRLFLPYATKKFLQNGGEVVRQHVKNFFELPQNFDVLLNCTGMGAKELCGDQHLVPIRGQVLKVRAPWVKTAFYGDYDTYVLPGFETVTLGGCRQFDSYNTEWCKYDSMAIRERCYDLLPSLRKAEIVRECVGLRPHRSLVRVEPELISNSEGRRLKIVHNYGHGGYGVTTAPGTAKYAVGLVRDLLAGNSKL; encoded by the exons ATGCATTTCGGAGTCTTGGGTAGCGGTATTATCGGTCTCACGACCGCTCTGGAACTCCAGAAGGAGTTTCCCACTGCTAGGATCTCTGTGATTGCGGATAGTTTCAACGAGGATACGGTTAGCTATGTGGCGGCTGGGATTTTCCGGCCGGGAACCAGCTTCATGGGCCCCACCCAGGAAATTACGCA ACAATGGATGACGGATGCCTTTAACTACTGGGATGAACTGCGTCGCTCCAAGGAGGCTCCTCTGGCGGGCGTGTGCCAGTTGTCCGGCTACATTTACTCCCGCACCTCGCCCAACATTGTACGG AACCACTTTATTGAGAAGCTATTGCCCGTTTACCGGAGGGCCACGGAGGAGGAACTAAAGCTGTGCCACGGCGGCTGGAAGTACGGATCCTTCTTTACCACCTGCCTCACGGAGAGTCGTCTCTTCCTGCCATATGCCACCAAAAA ATTCCTGCAGAACGGAGGTGAAGTGGTGCGTCAGCATGTAAAGAACTTCTTCGAGTTGCCCCAGAACTTCGACGTCTTGCTCAATTGCACAGGAATGGGAGCCAAGGAGCTGTGCGGCGACCAGCACCTGGTCCCAATCCGTGGACAGGTGCTCAAGGTGCGCGCTCCCTGGGTGAAGACAGCTTTCTACGGCGACTACGACACCTACGTCCTGCCCGGATTCGAAACGGTGACTTTGGGAGGATGTCGCCAGTTCGACAGCTACAACACGGAGTGGTGCAAGTACGACAGCATGGCCATCCGGGAGCGGTGCTACGACCTGCTGCCCAGTCTCCGGAAGGCGGAGATCGTCCGGGAATGTGTGGGTCTGCGTCCGCACCGCTCGTTGGTTCGGGTGGAGCCGGAGCTGATCTCGAATTCGGAGGGCAGGCGGCTTAAGATCGTCCACAACTATGGACACGGCGGCTATGGCGTGACTACAGCTCCAGGAACGGCCAAGTACGCCGTGGGATTGGTGCGCGATCTCCTGGCCGGAAACAGCAAACTGTAG
- the CAH13 gene encoding uncharacterized protein CAH13 isoform X1, which translates to MFDTSLGTVLGLMAQLICLIIGQVLVQIVQHPLITTGLCLLAGFAYHADQESLKEAYQRVLLWTRLPLRLGSIYSPCSSCPPSGYGYDMDHGPHTWLAKEEVTCFQSPVNIDESHIQRLAIRELLNWNHYDDLPASIQLENTGHTLILRAQFHGNAPTISGADLLASYTFLELRFHWGWCNSEGSEHTINHRKFPLEMQVMHRAGSGTPRSCTSSYDLLMIGYVFELSAHNPFLDPLVQNLRLVQQPGKRVQIPPFPLSYLTYAFRTGFYSYGGSLTHPPCYQGTEWFIFPESLAISDFQLRHFRLLLGPDGISPITRNCRPVQAMGNRVVSLNCFCPYDAAQLARMHVELCQQQAQEEHQEERLEQEQVQQMERELERERELERQRMEREREAAALAASEDEGQLVETIDTTTIITSSSNTSICMTTMMRKDSPRELEQPPQMPTPNSSQSSLRNPGMVIFSSGNESKTKCGLQLDIPEELMMRDNSGAGMGMGMGMGMGTQNGCKADAMCGVGDGVNIGTLHLWSKLHAELVGKDGGHGAPVKANWGPSAALCVPGTN; encoded by the exons CGTTGGGAACTGTCTTGGGTCTGATGGCGCAGTTGATTTGCCTGATAATCGGACAGGTCCTGGTGCAGATAGTTCAGCATCCATTGATCACCACTGGACTCTGCTTGCTGGCAGGATTCGCCTATCATGCGGATCAGGAGTCACTTAAGGAGGCCTATCAGCGGGTGCTCCTTTGGACTAGGCTGCCCCTGCGATTAGGGAGCATCTATAGCCCCTGCTCCAGCTGTCCACCTTCAGGATATGGCTATGATATGGACCATGGTCCACACACTTGGCTGGCCAAGGAGGAGGTGACCTGCTTCCAGAGTCCAGTTAACATTGATGAGAGCCACATCCAGCGCTTGGCCATTCGGGAGTTGCTTAACTGGAACCACTATGATGATTTACCGGCCAGCATTCAGCTGGAGAACACGGGTCACACGCTGATCCTTCGGGCCCAGTTTCATGGCAATGCACCCACCATCAGTGGGGCAGATCTTCTGGCCAGCTACACCTTTTTGGAGCTGCGATTCCACTGGGGATGGTGCAACAGCGAGGGATCCGAGCACACCATCAATCACCGCAAGTTTCCCCTGGAGATGCAGGTGATGCACCGCGCGGGTTCAGGGACACCCAGGAGCTGCACCAGCAGCTACGACCTCCTGATGATCGGCTATGTCTTCGAGCTCTCCGCCCACAATCCGTTCCTGGATCCCCTGGTGCAGAACTTGCGATTGGTGCAGCAGCCGGGAAAGCGGGTGCAGATCCCACCTTTTCCCCTATCCTACTTGACGTATGCATTTCGCACGGGATTCTACTCCTACGGCGGATCCCTGACCCATCCGCCCTGCTACCAGGGCACCGAGTGGTTCATCTTTCCCGAATCCCTGGCCATCAGCGACTTCCAGCTGCGTCACTTCCGTTTGCTCCTCGGTCCGGATGGCATCTCCCCCATAACCCGTAACTGCCGACCAGTACAGGCCATGGGCAACCGTGTGGTGAGCTTGAACTGCTTCTGTCCCTATGACGCCGCCCAGCTGGCCAGGATGCATGTGGAGCTGTGCCAGCAGCAGGCGCAGGAGGAGCACCAGGAGGAGCGCCTGGAGCAGGAGCAGGTGCAGCAAATGGAGAGGGAGCTGGAGCGGGAGAGGGAGCTTGAAAGGCAGAGGATGGAGCGTGAGCGAGAGGCGGCCGCCCTCGCTGCCTCCGAGGATGAGGGTCAGCTGGTGGAGACCATTGATACCACCACCATAatcaccagcagcagcaacaccagcatcTGCATGACCACGATGATGCGCAAGGATTCACCCCGGGAGCTGGAGCAGCCTCCCCAGATGCCCACACCCAATTCTAGCCAGAGTTCCCTTCGAAATCCCGGCATGGTGATCTTTAGCAGTGGCAACGAGTCGAAGACCAAGTGTGGCCTTCAGCTGGACATCCCTGAGGAGCTGATGATGCGGGATAACAGCGGAGCTGGAATGGGAATGGgcatgggaatgggaatgggtaCCCAGAATGGCTGCAAGGCGGATGCCATGTGCGGCGTGGGCGATGGCGTCAACATTGGG ACACTCCATTTGTGGTCCAAGCTGCACGCTGAGCTGGTGGGCAAGGATGGAGGACATGGCGCACCGGTCAAGGCCAACTGGGGGCCAAGTGCTGCTCTCTGTGTGCCCGGAACCAATTGA
- the CAH13 gene encoding uncharacterized protein CAH13 isoform X2 codes for MFDTSLGTVLGLMAQLICLIIGQVLVQIVQHPLITTGLCLLAGFAYHADQESLKEAYQRVLLWTRLPLRLGSIYSPCSSCPPSGYGYDMDHGPHTWLAKEEVTCFQSPVNIDESHIQRLAIRELLNWNHYDDLPASIQLENTGHTLILRAQFHGNAPTISGADLLASYTFLELRFHWGWCNSEGSEHTINHRKFPLEMQVMHRAGSGTPRSCTSSYDLLMIGYVFELSAHNPFLDPLVQNLRLVQQPGKRVQIPPFPLSYLTYAFRTGFYSYGGSLTHPPCYQGTEWFIFPESLAISDFQLRHFRLLLGPDGISPITRNCRPVQAMGNRVVSLNCFCPYDAAQLARMHVELCQQQAQEEHQEERLEQEQVQQMERELERERELERQRMEREREAAALAASEDEGQLVETIDTTTIITSSSNTSICMTTMMRKDSPRELEQPPQMPTPNSSQSSLRNPGMVIFSSGNESKTKCGLQLDIPEELMMRDNSGAGMGMGMGMGMGTQNGCKADAMCGVGDGVNIGVRMELVD; via the coding sequence CGTTGGGAACTGTCTTGGGTCTGATGGCGCAGTTGATTTGCCTGATAATCGGACAGGTCCTGGTGCAGATAGTTCAGCATCCATTGATCACCACTGGACTCTGCTTGCTGGCAGGATTCGCCTATCATGCGGATCAGGAGTCACTTAAGGAGGCCTATCAGCGGGTGCTCCTTTGGACTAGGCTGCCCCTGCGATTAGGGAGCATCTATAGCCCCTGCTCCAGCTGTCCACCTTCAGGATATGGCTATGATATGGACCATGGTCCACACACTTGGCTGGCCAAGGAGGAGGTGACCTGCTTCCAGAGTCCAGTTAACATTGATGAGAGCCACATCCAGCGCTTGGCCATTCGGGAGTTGCTTAACTGGAACCACTATGATGATTTACCGGCCAGCATTCAGCTGGAGAACACGGGTCACACGCTGATCCTTCGGGCCCAGTTTCATGGCAATGCACCCACCATCAGTGGGGCAGATCTTCTGGCCAGCTACACCTTTTTGGAGCTGCGATTCCACTGGGGATGGTGCAACAGCGAGGGATCCGAGCACACCATCAATCACCGCAAGTTTCCCCTGGAGATGCAGGTGATGCACCGCGCGGGTTCAGGGACACCCAGGAGCTGCACCAGCAGCTACGACCTCCTGATGATCGGCTATGTCTTCGAGCTCTCCGCCCACAATCCGTTCCTGGATCCCCTGGTGCAGAACTTGCGATTGGTGCAGCAGCCGGGAAAGCGGGTGCAGATCCCACCTTTTCCCCTATCCTACTTGACGTATGCATTTCGCACGGGATTCTACTCCTACGGCGGATCCCTGACCCATCCGCCCTGCTACCAGGGCACCGAGTGGTTCATCTTTCCCGAATCCCTGGCCATCAGCGACTTCCAGCTGCGTCACTTCCGTTTGCTCCTCGGTCCGGATGGCATCTCCCCCATAACCCGTAACTGCCGACCAGTACAGGCCATGGGCAACCGTGTGGTGAGCTTGAACTGCTTCTGTCCCTATGACGCCGCCCAGCTGGCCAGGATGCATGTGGAGCTGTGCCAGCAGCAGGCGCAGGAGGAGCACCAGGAGGAGCGCCTGGAGCAGGAGCAGGTGCAGCAAATGGAGAGGGAGCTGGAGCGGGAGAGGGAGCTTGAAAGGCAGAGGATGGAGCGTGAGCGAGAGGCGGCCGCCCTCGCTGCCTCCGAGGATGAGGGTCAGCTGGTGGAGACCATTGATACCACCACCATAatcaccagcagcagcaacaccagcatcTGCATGACCACGATGATGCGCAAGGATTCACCCCGGGAGCTGGAGCAGCCTCCCCAGATGCCCACACCCAATTCTAGCCAGAGTTCCCTTCGAAATCCCGGCATGGTGATCTTTAGCAGTGGCAACGAGTCGAAGACCAAGTGTGGCCTTCAGCTGGACATCCCTGAGGAGCTGATGATGCGGGATAACAGCGGAGCTGGAATGGGAATGGgcatgggaatgggaatgggtaCCCAGAATGGCTGCAAGGCGGATGCCATGTGCGGCGTGGGCGATGGCGTCAACATTGGGGTACGCATGGAGCTGGTTGACTAG